The following is a genomic window from Verrucomicrobiota bacterium.
CCGGTTTAACCGGTTATGGAGCATCGTCCGGCGCCGACATCCCCCTGAGCCGGCATTCTACCGAGATAACTATCTGAATGGTATTACGCGTCCCTGGGCGGCGCGCTGACCCGCCTGCCCTATTTAACCAATTGGCAGATTACACATGGTGAGCTTACGGCGCGATCCGCTCGACGATTTCGAATTTGCCGTCCTTGACCGTGATCACCAAGGCCGGTTTCGACGCGTTCCGTTGCGGGTCAAATGAAATGCGACCCGTAACCCCGGGGCAATCCCGGGTCTGCGCGAGAGCGCTCCGGATCGTCTCCGAATCGATTTTGCCGGTTACGCGCTCGATTGCGCCGGTGAGGAGCATGGCCGCGTCGTAACCGAGTGCACCGAAGGTGTCCGGTATCTGCCCATATTTTTGACGGTAAGCCTGCACGAACCGCTGCACCGCCGGGGCCGGGTCGTCAGGTGAGAAATGGTTCGTGAAGTAGGTATTTTCGGCCGCCTTACCCGCGACCGACAGCAGGGTCTGGTTCGCCCAACCATCACAGCCGAGCACTGGAAACGTCATCCCAAACTGGCGGAGCTGCTTCAGAATCAGAGCGACTTCAGCGTAGTATCCCGGTACGTAAAGCGCATCGGGTTTCACCGCGCGGATGGCGGTAAGCTGGGCCCGGAAGTCGGTGTCACCGGTCGAATAACTTTGCTCGCGCACGATCGCGCCGCCAAGCCGGGTGAATTCCTCTTTGAAAAACCGCGCCAAGTCTACGCTGTAATCCTGCTTCACATCGGTGAGGATGGCGAGCTTTTGCACTTTTAACCGGTCGTGCGCAAACCTGGCAATGACCCGGCCTTGGAACTCGTCGAGAAAACAAACCCGAAAAACGCAGTCACCGATCTCCGTGATGCGCGGGTTGGTCGCGCTCGGGGTGATCATCGGCACCCGGGCCTGCTGGGCAATCGGGGCCGACTCCAGCGTGGCGGAGGAAGTCGCGTCGCCCAGGATGGCAAGCACATGATCCTGCGTGATCAACTTGCGGACCGCGGTGGCGCTCTGGCCCGGCTTGGACTGGTCGTCCTCGGAGATAACGTCGATCTGTTGCCCTGAAATTCCGCCGTTCGCGTTTACCTGCTCAAGAGCAAGCGTAATCCCATTGTGACAACCGATGCCGAACTGCGAAACGCCACCACTCAACGGGTCGACCTCACCCAGATGAATCTGGGCGGTGCCGGGCAAAGCGAATGCCACAAATGAAAAAATGCCACGAATGCCACAAATCAGGACATGCCACAAATGGCGGAATCCTGGGGTTGCGGCTTTTATCCCGGATTGCATTCCCGGCAGTTTTTCGATTGCGGCATTTGTTCGCTTCCGCGGTGGGTGAAGTGCCGCAAATCAAGCTCAGTCATTTGTGGCATTTCACCCGTGGCATTCCGCCTGCGTTAGCCCTTCGGCGGTTTGGCCGAACCCTTCGGCGGTTCGATCGTCTCCCAGTAATGTACCCCGCCATCTTTGATGGTAAGAATCACGGCCGACTTGGTGGCATTACGCTCCGGGTTGATGGTGATGCTGCCTGAAACGCCCGGAAAATCTCTGGTGTCAGCGATCGCGTCACGGATTTTAGCCGGATCCGGTCCACCGGCCCGCTTGATGGCGTCGGCCAGGAGTTTGACGGCGTCGTAACCGAGCGCGGCAAATGCATCGGGCATGGCGTTGTACTTCTTCTGGTACTTTTGCACAAACGTCTGCACAGCCGGCGATTTATCCTCGTTGGAGTAGTGATTGGAAAAATAAGCGCCCTCGATCGCCTTGCCGCCCACCGGGATCAACGAAGAGCCATCCCAACCGTCTCCGCCCACGAAAGTCGCCTTGATCCCGAACTGCCTGGCTTGTTTGGCGATCAATGAGGCTTCGGGATAGTAGCCGGTAATGATGATCACGTCGGGATTTGCCGCCTTGAGATCGGTGAGTTGGGCTCGAAAATCTTTATCGCCGGAGCTGTAGCTCTGCTCACGAACGATCTGTGCGCTGTGTTTCTCGAGGTAATTCTTTGCGATCCCGGTCAAACCGACGCTGTAGTCCTGCTTCACGTCGGTCAGAAAAGCGACTTTCGTCTTTTTCAATTTCTCCAGGACAAACCGGGCGATCACCACGGCCTGAAAATCATCGGTAAAACAAACCCGGAAAACGTAATCGCCCGTTTGGGTGACCCTGGGATTCGTCGCGGCGGTGGCGATCAGCGGGATCTTGGCCGCTTGAGCAATCGGGGCGGCTTCCAGCGTTTTCGAAGACGCGACCTCACCGATCAACGCGATCACGTGGTCCTGGGAAATCAACTTGCGCACGATGGTCGTCGTTTCACCCTGCTTGGTTTGGTTGTCCTCAACAATGAGGTCGATCTTCTTGCCCAGGACACCTCCGGTATCATTGATTTCCTGCACCGCTAATTGGACCCCGTTATTTTGCGAGATTCCGAAGCTGGCGTTATCGCCGGTCAAGGAACCAAACTCGCCAATTTTGATCGTGTCCTGGGCCAGGGCCGTGGCGGCTAGCGCAATGCCCAGGAAAACCGCGGATAGAAACCGACGCTTCATGACGCCGGGTATAACGTTTTGCGCCCGTGCGGTGCAACCGCAAACCGCGAACAACCGGGAGAAGCGCCGGAAGGAAACCGCGGCGGGAATGCCGCCGGCCATTTCAGGATTGCAAAATTGTTCGTGCGGGCATAACTCGGGCCATGGCGAGGAAAATTGCTCTGCTGTTCTCCGGGCAAGGCGCCCAGCAGGCAGGCATGGGTAAAGACCTGGCGCAACGTTATGCCGTTGCCGCCAACCTGTTTGCCCAGGCCGACCGATTGCTCAGACGCTCGTTGAGCCGCATCGCTTTCGACGCGCCCCTGGAAGAGTTGACGCAGACGGCTAACTGCCAACCGGCTCTCTACGCGCACGGGTTAGCTGCGTTAAAGGCGCTGCAGGAAGAGGCTGGTGAGTTTCCAATTGCGGCCTGCGCCGGCTTATCGCTTGGTGAGTTCACCGCACACGCCGCGGCCGGGACGTTTTCCTTCGACACCGGCCTTCGCCTGGTGGCCTTGCGCAGCCAGGCGATGCAGGACGCCTGCCGGCAAACCCGTGGGACCATGGCCGCTTGCGTCGGGGGCCAAGAAGCCGAGGTGCGTGCGCTGGCGGCCCGTACCGGGGTCGACGTCGCCAACCTCAACGCCCCGGGTCAGGTCGTCCTCTCAGGCGAACAGGCAAGAATTGAAGAGGCGATCACCCTGGCAAGAGAATACGGCGTGCGCCGCGCCGTCATGCTGACCGTCGACGGTGCTTTTCACTCCCGCCTCATGGCCAGCGCCGAGGCCAAACTGCGGCCCGCGCTGGAAGAAGCGGAGATTCAGGTCCCGCAAAGCCCGGTAATCGCCAATGTCACGGCGCAGCCCGCCGACACGCCGGAAAAAATTCGCGAAACGCTGGCGCGGCAGGTCACCGGTTCGGTTCGCTGGACCGAGACCATCAATTTCCTCCTGGACGAAGCCGGTTGCGACTTGTTTCTGGAACTCGGTCCCGGCGGAATCCTGTCGGGACTGGTAAACCGTATCCGGAAGGGCGTTGAGGTATTGTCGATATCGGATGTGGCCAGCCTCGAATCGGCCGCACGGGTGGCGGGTAACTGGTAATATCATTCAGACAGTTATCTCGGTAGAATTTCGGCTCAGGGGAGGCGGCGCCGGAGGATGCTCCGTAGCTGGCTGAAGCGGTCTTACGCTCAACGGGCCAGGAGACGGTTTGATGGCCTGAAGGGCCAAAGGAACTTAGCCCAGGGTTTACCCTGGGTAACCGTCAAATCACGGTCGAGCCCTGAAGGGGCGGCAGAACCCGCCGGCAACGCCTTCTGCCGCCCCTTCAGCCACCGGCGGATTTTATGCGCACCCGTTACCCGTTACCCGTTACTTCCGCAGGAGTCGGTCGCTGTGGCGGTAATACACGGAGGAAAGCACGACCAGGGTTGCCCCCAGAATGATGCACGAAACAATCCTGTAAGGTGCCGATACTTCGGACGTGTCCAGCACCAGGACCTTGGCGGCGGTGACGAACAGCAGAACGATCGCCGCCAACCGGTACGACTTGCGCCGGGCAAAAAATCCGTAAACGAGCATGGCCGCGCCGAACATCGCCCAAAGCAGCGAATACGCGACGGAAGCAGCCCGAGGATTGAATTGTGTCGCGGCACGATCGATCTCCAGGTTAAGAAACCCGAACAAGCCCACCACCCAGAGAACCTCGAACCAGGGATAAACGCGCCCCTCAAAGCCGGGTACCGGACGGCTGCGGTCGAGGCTGATGACGGCCGCAAAGCAGGCCAGGGTCACCCCGGCCACAAACCAGCGGCTGATCAGGTGACCCGTCAACGGGGTGTGACCTGTAAGGATCGGATCCCAGAAAAGGCCGACATCCGACAGGAGTAACCGGTGGGTGGCAAACCCTGCGACGATGATCGAGCCAACGAGCAACACCCGATCGCGACTCCGGGCCGCCACCCAATACAGGGCGACGGCCTGGCCTGCACAGAAAACCGTGATCCAACGCTCCGGCAAGGCAACGGCCCAGGTGGTAAGCAGGTAAATCATCCCTTCCGCGATGAGCCAGGTCGCCGCCAGACCCGGGCGC
Proteins encoded in this region:
- a CDS encoding ABC transporter substrate-binding protein, which produces MKRRFLSAVFLGIALAATALAQDTIKIGEFGSLTGDNASFGISQNNGVQLAVQEINDTGGVLGKKIDLIVEDNQTKQGETTTIVRKLISQDHVIALIGEVASSKTLEAAPIAQAAKIPLIATAATNPRVTQTGDYVFRVCFTDDFQAVVIARFVLEKLKKTKVAFLTDVKQDYSVGLTGIAKNYLEKHSAQIVREQSYSSGDKDFRAQLTDLKAANPDVIIITGYYPEASLIAKQARQFGIKATFVGGDGWDGSSLIPVGGKAIEGAYFSNHYSNEDKSPAVQTFVQKYQKKYNAMPDAFAALGYDAVKLLADAIKRAGGPDPAKIRDAIADTRDFPGVSGSITINPERNATKSAVILTIKDGGVHYWETIEPPKGSAKPPKG
- the fabD gene encoding ACP S-malonyltransferase, which produces MARKIALLFSGQGAQQAGMGKDLAQRYAVAANLFAQADRLLRRSLSRIAFDAPLEELTQTANCQPALYAHGLAALKALQEEAGEFPIAACAGLSLGEFTAHAAAGTFSFDTGLRLVALRSQAMQDACRQTRGTMAACVGGQEAEVRALAARTGVDVANLNAPGQVVLSGEQARIEEAITLAREYGVRRAVMLTVDGAFHSRLMASAEAKLRPALEEAEIQVPQSPVIANVTAQPADTPEKIRETLARQVTGSVRWTETINFLLDEAGCDLFLELGPGGILSGLVNRIRKGVEVLSISDVASLESAARVAGNW
- a CDS encoding ABC transporter substrate-binding protein; the protein is MAFALPGTAQIHLGEVDPLSGGVSQFGIGCHNGITLALEQVNANGGISGQQIDVISEDDQSKPGQSATAVRKLITQDHVLAILGDATSSATLESAPIAQQARVPMITPSATNPRITEIGDCVFRVCFLDEFQGRVIARFAHDRLKVQKLAILTDVKQDYSVDLARFFKEEFTRLGGAIVREQSYSTGDTDFRAQLTAIRAVKPDALYVPGYYAEVALILKQLRQFGMTFPVLGCDGWANQTLLSVAGKAAENTYFTNHFSPDDPAPAVQRFVQAYRQKYGQIPDTFGALGYDAAMLLTGAIERVTGKIDSETIRSALAQTRDCPGVTGRISFDPQRNASKPALVITVKDGKFEIVERIAP